In Campylobacterota bacterium, the sequence TGGAAACGCATCGTCATGCCATCCGCATTGTCCAAGATCACGACCGTTTCGTCGTCGCACTCAAGCCTGCGGGAGCCAATTTCCACTCCGAAGAGGAGGCCGGATTCGTCGTACAGCTCTCCGAACAGCTCGGACAGCCTCTCTACAGCGTCCACCGCCTCGACAAGATGACCTCAGGGCTGCTGATCCTTGCCAAAACCCCCGAAGCGGCGGCGGAGTTCACCCGCATGTTCGAAAACCGTGAAGTCGAGAAATACTATCTCGCCATCAGCCTGCGCAAACCGAAAAAAAAACAGGGGTGGATCAAGGGGGACATGACCAAGGCGCGGCGCGGGGACTACAAGCTCCTATCGACGATGGAGAACCCCGCGATCACCCAGTTCGTCAGTGCATCACTTCGTCCCAACGAGCGGGCGTTTCTCATCAAACCCCACACCGGAAAGACCCACCAGATCCGCGTCGCCCTCAAAGCGATCGGAAGCCCGATTGCGGGAGACGAGCGCTATGCGCAGGCCGATGAAGCGCGCAAAGAGGATCGGGGCTATCTGCACGCCTATGCGCTGCGGTTTGGCTTCGGCGGGGAATCGTTTGCATTGGTCCTTCCGCCCGAGGAGGGGGAACGGTTCACAAGTACGGCGATGACAGCGCAATTAGAAAATTGGAGCGAACCGTGGACATGCTTCTGAGCCGATCGATCGACACGCCGCTGGGAATGATGCTGGCCCGAGCCGACACGCAGGCGATCGTCTCCCTCGATTTCACCAGCGAGGCGGCAGTTATGCCAAATTCCGATCATCCCCTGCTGCTGCGCCTCGAACAAGAGCTGAGAGAGTATTTCGAAGGGAAGCGGAAGGAGTTTACCCTCCCCCTCGCTCCACAGGGAACCCTGTTCCAGAAAGCGGTCTGGGAGACCTTGTCAACCATCCCCTATGGGGAAACCCTCTCCTACGCGCAGGAAGCCGAGCGCTTCGGCAATCCCAGAGCCGTCCGCGCCGTGGCAAACGCCAACGGCCGCAACCCGATCAGCATCCTCATCCCCTGCCACCGCGTCATCGCCACCGGGGGCGGGCTCGGCGGATATACGGGCGGGGTGGAGAAAAAAGCGTTTCTCCTTGCGCTGGAGCAACGGCAAAAATCACGGTAAAATACGCCAAACCCTACAAGGAGCACCCATGCGCCTCTCCACCCTTTTCGCCGGCTTGCTGCTCGCGGCATCCCTCGATGCGGGGGAATTCACCCTTCGCAGCCACGATCTTGCCGGTCAGCTCACGATGAAACAGGTCTATTCTGGCTTCGGATGCACCGGCTCGAACATCTCCCCCGAACTCCACTGGAGCGACGCCCCCAAGGGGACCAAGAGCTTTGCGGTGACCGTTTACGATCCCGACGCCCCGACGGGGAGCGGATGGTGGCACTGGGTCGTCTTCAACATCTCCGCTTCGGTGACCTCCCTTCCTGCCGACTTTGGCAACACGGCCAAAAAACAGCCCCTCTCCGCCGTGCAGAGCATCACCGATTTCGGGAAAACGGGTTTCGGCGGCGCCTGCCCGCCCATCGGTGACCGTCCCCACCGCTATTTTTTCACGGTCCATGCGCTGAACGTCGATCATCTGGATCTGGACGAAAAAGCCTCCCCCGCCCTCGTGGGGTACATGCTGACGATGCACACGATCGCCAAATCGACCCTCGTGTCGTACTACGGGCGCTGAACGGTTTCTCGTTCCCAACGTCCTCGTTGGGAATCAGCCTGATTTATACCATCCAGACACTCACTATTATCCATCACACGATACACTTTCGATGATTATTTGACAAAGGTTTATGCTATGACCCAAATTTTGATTGTTATTGCCGTCGCGCTCATCATCTATCTCCTCACCCGCAACGTCAAAATCGAAACGCACACCTATTCGCGCAGCCAATTTGCGGGATTTAAACTCACCAAAGAATCATTAGCCTACAGCGAACTGGGGCTCTTTACCGCATTGTGCGCCAAAGTTGCCAAAGCGGACGGCAAAGTCGATGGGCTCGAAGCTGAACTCATCGGCAATATGTTCAACGACATCAGCTCCCTCTTCCCCGATCCCGTAAAGACCAAAGCGCTTCTCAAAGAGATATTCAACGAAGAGAAAGATGCTCCTCATAACCTCGACCGGGTCGCACAGGCTCTTTATGACGTACTGCGGAATGACCCCCACAAACGCCAGAAGATGATGGAGTTTTTGGTCAATCTCACCTACATCGACGGTACGCTGAGTCAAAGCGAAGAGGAGATGGTACGCCGTATCGGATACTATATGGGCTTTAGTGAAGCGGACATCGCATCGATGATGGAGCGGTTCGGTTCATTTCATCGCCATAGCATCAAAGAGAGTTCCGTCGATCAAGCCTATACGCTATTGGGGATCAGTGCCCAAGCCGGCAATGACGAAGTAAAAAAAGCGTACCGGGCACTCGTACGTGAATACCACCCCGATCTTATCAAATCTCAAGGGGCATCGGATGATTACCTCAAAGAAGCGACCGAAAAAGTTCAAGAGATCAACGCCGCCTATGAGATGATCAAAAAAACACGGGGGATGTAATCAGCCCTTTCGTCGGGCGTTGAATACCACGACCGCCGCAAACGCCAGCGCACATCCGATGATCGTCGAAAGTTCTATCGTCTCACCGTATACGATCATACTGGATACAATCGCCCCGATGGGAACGATAAACATGAACACCCCCGTTCGGTGCGCTCCCACCTTCCCCGCCGAAGCAAAAAACAAAGCGGTGCTGAGCGTTCCGGGGAAAATGCCGATAAAGAGGATCGTCCACCAGAACGTCATGTCGTATTTTGAAAACGCAAACGGTTCATGCGGCATTGCGAACAAAAGGTTCGTGCTCATCGCGACGCCGAACACCACCGTCGTGTAGAGCATCGGGGTGACGTGCCTGGAAGCTTTTTGCGATACGATCGTCACCAGTGCCCATACAACTGCCGCCGCCGCGAAATAGATGTTTTCAAGTTCCAAAAATGCCCATCCCTGAGTCGGGACTTTGAGGAGAACCAAAGCACCTACCGATCCCAGGGCGAGTGCCAAAATCTCTTTGGCCGACACCCCAAGCCCCAGCAATGCAATCGAGAGAGCGTAGGTGATGATCGGCGACGTCGAGGTCACCAGCGTCCCGCCGTATCCCGCCTGACCGTGCAGCAGCCCCGCAAAGAAAAAGTAGTTGAACACCGACGTCAGCAACCCCGCGACGATCATGTAGATTACCCCCCTCCGATCCGACCGCAGAGGCGATCTCATGATCCATATCAGGGGAACGATCGATGCGAACGAAACGGCATAGCGCCAGAACGCCGCCACTTCGGCATTGGAATGCAGCGCAGCGACCTTTCCCGCCGTCCACGCCACACCCCACAGCAGCATGGCGACGATCATTCCGGTGAAATAGAGGGCTTGGGGGTGATGTTTCATGGCGTGATTGTGCTGTGTTTTGGCTTTGAAGGGAATGAATCGGACGAACCGCTAAACGGTAGCCCTTGACATTGTTACCCATTCGTATTAAGTTAGCATATAGCGCAGTTAAAGGAGAAAAAAATGTCACAGATCATTCACCGTTCACGCGAACGCGGCATTGCCGAACACGGATGGTTGCACAGCCGGTTCAGCTTTTCGTTTGCCGAGTATCATAACCCGAATCGAATGGGATTCGGAGCGTTGCGTGTCATCAACGACGACGTTATCGAAGCGGGGATGGGATTTCCGATGCACCCCCACAAAAACATGGAGATCGTCTCCATCGTGACCAGGGGCGCTCTCGAGCACCGTGATTCGGAAGGAAATCGGGGGGTAATCGAGGCGGGACAGATCCAGTACATGAGTGCGGGATCGGGTGTATTTCATTCGGAATATGCAACACCCCAAGCCGATGCTCACCTCTTTCAAATCTGGATCCATCCCTCCCGAAAAGGGGGGGCGCCTCTGTACGACAACCGCGATTTCAGCGACATCGACCAATCCAACCGCTGGGCGGTACTCGTCTCCGGCGACGGAAAGGAAAATTCTATTCGAATACGCCAGAATGCCGCGATCTATTCGACCGGGCTCGATGCGAACCGGGACATCGCCGTCCCAAAAGTCCAACCCGGCCACGGACGATTGCTTCTCGTCATCGAAGGAAGTGTCACGATCGCCGGCCATGTTCTCGAAGCCAGAGACGAAATACAAATCACCGACGAAGAGGAGTACATTCTGAGGGCACTGAGCCCGGCCAAAGTTTTACTGTTTGACGTGTCCATGCACTGACGTCGAGATGCGTTATGATACAATCGCGGCAGCGTTTGGCAAGGAGAGAAGTATGCTGCGATCGTTTACGACCGAACCCATGAGCGCGATTCTCGCGTGGGCCCAAAAATCGCTTGAGCAAACCGATACGTTCTCGTTTGAGGTCCTCAACCCCGACGTTGCACGGGGGTACTACGCGGGGGAAAGCGTCACGATCGGAGAGACGGAGTATCTCTACCGTTCCTACAAAGCCTGGAACGATCTGGCCGAGCTTCTCTTCTGCCGTCTGCTGACCCCCGAAAAAATCACCGAACATACCGTCCGGCTGACGTTGGAGAAAATCGACCGAAGTGATTCGTTCCACCACTCGTGTGAAAAAGAGGAAAAATACGGCACCGCATCCGAATTTTCCCGTATCCGGAAAAACGAAGAACCGGCATTCCTCTTCGCGTACCTGCGCGCCCTGCACAGCGTCAGGACGGGAGAGAAAAAACGGATTCTGAACCTGGGGATCAACACGGGGGACGAGTTCGATCTGATCCGACGCATCCTCCCGGATGAGATCTACCGGGAAATCGAACTTGTCGGAGTCGACCATTCCGAAAGCGCGATCGCCCTCGCCCGACAGCGGTTTGATGAAGGAAATGCGGCGTTTTACGTCCACGACATCAACCATCTGGAGACGCTTGCGGTGGGACGATTCGACCTCATCGTCTCGATCGGTACCCTCCAAAGCCCCGGCATCGATTTCAAGCCGCTCTTTATGCAACTGGTGCAGGAGTATCTGACCCCGCAGGGGGCGATGATACTTGGCTTTCCCAATTGCCGGTGGATGGACGGAGAGATGATTTATGGCGCGAAGGCCCCCAATTACCCCTATTCGGAACTCTCGCTCGTCATCAAGGACATCCATTACTGCAAAAAATACCTGCAACAAAAAAAGTTCCGCGTCACCGTAACCGGAAGAGACTACCTGTTTCTCACCGCCACGCGTATCCAAACGGCGCATTAACCGTGTAAACGGCGAATATGCTACAATAAATCCATGATACGTTATTTATTTTTATTATCGCTTGTCGTACTGCTACCGTTGGGAGCGGCAGCGATACCCGCCGACAAAATCGACGCGTCGCTCGCGGCACTGGGAAGTGAGGAGCGGCTTTCCGATTCGAAAACCCTCGCTCTTCTGCTGGAGCGGTATTCCCCTTCCGTTTCGATTCTCCACCGCCGCCACCGTACTACTGCCGCCGAACACCGCGCAATTGAAGAAGCGTTTGCCGAAGCGGGCATTCCCCCCTTTTTCTCGCTGATCCCCTACTGCGAATCGAAATTCGATCCCGACGCACGCGGATACGGAACCGCCGGATTGTGGCAGTTCACCCGCCAGAGCGCCCGCAATTTCGGCCTGAACGTCCAGAAAGGGAACGATGAACGTCTCAACGCGCAACGCTCGACCGAAGCCGCGATACGCTACATCAAAAGCCTCAAACGTCAGTTCGGAAGCTGGTATCTGGCCGATTTCGCCTACGGAATGGGCGAGGGAAAACTGCAACAGCTGATCCGCCGTAACGGGAGCAAAAAGCTTTCCGTACTGCTCAAAGATCCCCACTTCCCCTCGGGGACCAAAGCCCATTTTGCCAAAACGCTGCTGCTGCAGGCACGGATCGCCGCGGCAAAAGAAGAAAAAGAATAAACGCGATGCCGCCTCTCTCGAAAGAGAGGAGACGGTAGAGAGGAAAGATTAGAAGCGGTAGCCGATTTTGACCTGCGCGCGGTAGTTGTCGAGGTCTTCTTTATAGGTGTTCGTAAGCTCGGCTTTCTGCGTCCACTGGTAGCGGATATCCGCCCCCGTATAGATTTCGCGGCTGATGTTGTATTTGAGCCCCGTCCCGGCCTGAAGGGTAAAAACCGTATCGCTTTTGTCCATATCCGAGAAAATCACGCCGAATCCCGGACCGAATCCCCACTCGACACCGTTGCGGAGTGTAATCAGGTAATAGGGGTTGAACTCGAGGTTGGTCATCGACAACCCGTCGCTGTTAAAGCGGTTCAGCATGATCTGCTGACGGAGGTTGTCCCAGGGAAGGGTAAAGACGGGGCAATCCAGAGAGATTTCGATCCCTGCCGTCTGACCTGCGGCCGAAACGTTTTTAAGATTCATGTACCCCGCGCTCACGCCTACCTGGATATTCGGGCAAAAACCCGCATCAAGAATCGGAAGGGCTTTAAATTCCCCTGCCGACGCATGCGCGCCGATCAGAAGGGATGCCGCGAGGGCAGTTTTGGCCAAAGTTGTCAGTCTCATTCTCACTCCTGTATAGTCGATTGGAAGAGACAAGTATAGCGCAGTTCGGATAAAATGTGATAGATATGTGATGGGAAATCCCCGTACGGGGAGAGAAGCGCTTAGCCGATGTTCGTGTAAACGGCCTGGACGTCGTCGTCCTCTTCGATACGGTCGATCAGCTTTTCGATATCGACCATCTGTTCGTCGGTGAATTCCACCGTCGTGTTTGGAATACGTTCCAATGCCGCTTTGGAAGGGGCGATATCGAGCTCTTCGAGTGCCGCCGAAAGGGTTCCGAACGCGGTGTAATCACCCGTTACGCTCACTTCGCCTTCATCCTCTTCAAGCTCTTCAAGCCCCGCATCGATCAGCGCCATTTCCAGCTCTTCAAGGTCCATCTCGGGTTTGGGGAAGCTGAACACCGCTTTGCGGCTGAACATGAACTCCAGCGCGCCGTTGTTGAGCATCTCCCCTTTGGCTTTAGAAAAGTAGCTGCGGATGTTTCCGACGGTACGGGTGTTGTTATCGGTCGCGCATTCGACGAAGATGAGAACGCCGTGCGGCCCTTTCCCCTCGATGTTCACCTCGATAATGTTGGCCGCGTCTTTACCGAACGCCCGTTTGATCGCCGCTTCGATGTTGTCTTTGGGCATATTCTGCGCTTTCGCCGTCAAGATCGCCGTACGAAGCTTGGGATTCATTTCGGGATCGGCACCCCCCTCTTTGGCCGCCATCGTAATGATTTTGCCCAGTTTCGGGAAAACTCTCGACATATTTCCCCAGCGTTTCATTTTGGCCGCTTTGCGGTATTCAAACGCTCTTCCCATGCGGTATGCTCCTCTGTGTGATCTGTAAAAATTGGTCGAATTATAGCCGTTTTAGCCGATTATGACAACCGCCTCCGGGCTGAAAAATTGATCAGATAGACCGCCGCCATGCTGATCGCTCCGCCGATCAGCAGCGACGTCGAGGGAATTTCATCCAGGAGAAGATAACTGCTCGCCAGCGCGCAGACGGGAACGAGAAACATATACGAACTCGCCCTCCCCGAACCCATCTTGCCCGAAGCGACAAAATAGATCGTGGATGCGACCGTCTGTCCCAGTACGGAGAGATAGATCAACGCTCCCCAGAACCGTGCATCCTGCTCGAAAACCGAGCCGATGCCGTGAGGATAAGCGACGAAAAACATCCCTGCCGTCGCGAT encodes:
- a CDS encoding TIGR01621 family pseudouridine synthase, which translates into the protein METHRHAIRIVQDHDRFVVALKPAGANFHSEEEAGFVVQLSEQLGQPLYSVHRLDKMTSGLLILAKTPEAAAEFTRMFENREVEKYYLAISLRKPKKKQGWIKGDMTKARRGDYKLLSTMENPAITQFVSASLRPNERAFLIKPHTGKTHQIRVALKAIGSPIAGDERYAQADEARKEDRGYLHAYALRFGFGGESFALVLPPEEGERFTSTAMTAQLENWSEPWTCF
- a CDS encoding lytic transglycosylase domain-containing protein — encoded protein: MIRYLFLLSLVVLLPLGAAAIPADKIDASLAALGSEERLSDSKTLALLLERYSPSVSILHRRHRTTAAEHRAIEEAFAEAGIPPFFSLIPYCESKFDPDARGYGTAGLWQFTRQSARNFGLNVQKGNDERLNAQRSTEAAIRYIKSLKRQFGSWYLADFAYGMGEGKLQQLIRRNGSKKLSVLLKDPHFPSGTKAHFAKTLLLQARIAAAKEEKE
- a CDS encoding YbhB/YbcL family Raf kinase inhibitor-like protein gives rise to the protein MRLSTLFAGLLLAASLDAGEFTLRSHDLAGQLTMKQVYSGFGCTGSNISPELHWSDAPKGTKSFAVTVYDPDAPTGSGWWHWVVFNISASVTSLPADFGNTAKKQPLSAVQSITDFGKTGFGGACPPIGDRPHRYFFTVHALNVDHLDLDEKASPALVGYMLTMHTIAKSTLVSYYGR
- a CDS encoding DMT family transporter, yielding MKHHPQALYFTGMIVAMLLWGVAWTAGKVAALHSNAEVAAFWRYAVSFASIVPLIWIMRSPLRSDRRGVIYMIVAGLLTSVFNYFFFAGLLHGQAGYGGTLVTSTSPIITYALSIALLGLGVSAKEILALALGSVGALVLLKVPTQGWAFLELENIYFAAAAVVWALVTIVSQKASRHVTPMLYTTVVFGVAMSTNLLFAMPHEPFAFSKYDMTFWWTILFIGIFPGTLSTALFFASAGKVGAHRTGVFMFIVPIGAIVSSMIVYGETIELSTIIGCALAFAAVVVFNARRKG
- a CDS encoding methyltransferase domain-containing protein is translated as MLRSFTTEPMSAILAWAQKSLEQTDTFSFEVLNPDVARGYYAGESVTIGETEYLYRSYKAWNDLAELLFCRLLTPEKITEHTVRLTLEKIDRSDSFHHSCEKEEKYGTASEFSRIRKNEEPAFLFAYLRALHSVRTGEKKRILNLGINTGDEFDLIRRILPDEIYREIELVGVDHSESAIALARQRFDEGNAAFYVHDINHLETLAVGRFDLIVSIGTLQSPGIDFKPLFMQLVQEYLTPQGAMILGFPNCRWMDGEMIYGAKAPNYPYSELSLVIKDIHYCKKYLQQKKFRVTVTGRDYLFLTATRIQTAH
- a CDS encoding pirin family protein, translating into MSQIIHRSRERGIAEHGWLHSRFSFSFAEYHNPNRMGFGALRVINDDVIEAGMGFPMHPHKNMEIVSIVTRGALEHRDSEGNRGVIEAGQIQYMSAGSGVFHSEYATPQADAHLFQIWIHPSRKGGAPLYDNRDFSDIDQSNRWAVLVSGDGKENSIRIRQNAAIYSTGLDANRDIAVPKVQPGHGRLLLVIEGSVTIAGHVLEARDEIQITDEEEYILRALSPAKVLLFDVSMH
- a CDS encoding methylated-DNA--[protein]-cysteine S-methyltransferase codes for the protein MLLSRSIDTPLGMMLARADTQAIVSLDFTSEAAVMPNSDHPLLLRLEQELREYFEGKRKEFTLPLAPQGTLFQKAVWETLSTIPYGETLSYAQEAERFGNPRAVRAVANANGRNPISILIPCHRVIATGGGLGGYTGGVEKKAFLLALEQRQKSR
- a CDS encoding YebC/PmpR family DNA-binding transcriptional regulator, whose amino-acid sequence is MGRAFEYRKAAKMKRWGNMSRVFPKLGKIITMAAKEGGADPEMNPKLRTAILTAKAQNMPKDNIEAAIKRAFGKDAANIIEVNIEGKGPHGVLIFVECATDNNTRTVGNIRSYFSKAKGEMLNNGALEFMFSRKAVFSFPKPEMDLEELEMALIDAGLEELEEDEGEVSVTGDYTAFGTLSAALEELDIAPSKAALERIPNTTVEFTDEQMVDIEKLIDRIEEDDDVQAVYTNIG
- a CDS encoding TerB family tellurite resistance protein gives rise to the protein MTQILIVIAVALIIYLLTRNVKIETHTYSRSQFAGFKLTKESLAYSELGLFTALCAKVAKADGKVDGLEAELIGNMFNDISSLFPDPVKTKALLKEIFNEEKDAPHNLDRVAQALYDVLRNDPHKRQKMMEFLVNLTYIDGTLSQSEEEMVRRIGYYMGFSEADIASMMERFGSFHRHSIKESSVDQAYTLLGISAQAGNDEVKKAYRALVREYHPDLIKSQGASDDYLKEATEKVQEINAAYEMIKKTRGM